The sequence caaaatggggtcacttgtggggtagttatactgccctggcattttccaggggccctaatgtctggtaagtaggtaaatgacctgtgaaatctgaaaggtgctctttggaatgtgggcccctttgcccacctaggctgcaaaaaagtgtcacacatctggtatctccgtactcaggagaaggtggggaatgtgttttggggtgtcattttacatatacccatgctgggtgagagaaatatcttggcaaaagacaacttttcccattttttttatacaaagttggcatttgaccaagatatttatctcacccagcatgggtatatgtgaaatgacaccccaaaacatattccccaacttctgctgaatacggagataccacatgtgtgacacttttttgcagcctaggtgggcaaaggggcccaaattccttttaggagggcatttttagacatttgcataccagacttcttctcacgctttggggcccctaaaatgccagggcagtataaataccccacatgtgaccccattttggaaagaagacaccccaaggtattcaatgaggggcatggcgagttcattgaaaaaaaaaatttttggcacaagttagcggaaattgattttttggattttgttctcacaaagtctccctttccgctaacttgggacaaaaatttcaatctttcatggactcaatatgcccctcagcgaataccttggggtgtcttctttccaaaatggtgttatttgtggggtgtttgtactgccctggcatttgagggtctccgcaatcattacatgtatgcccagcattaggagtttctgctattctccttatattgagcatacaggtaatgagattttttttttccgttcagcctctgggctgaaagaaaaaaatgaacggcacagatttcttcattcgcatcgatcaatgtggatgaaaaaatctctgccaaaaaaagaaaaaggaggggaaaggcgtctgccaggacataggagctccgcccaacatccatacccacttcagctcgtatgccctggcaaaccagatttctccattcacatcaatcgatgtggatgaataaatcattgccgggatttatttttttatatatacaaagtgtttgccaaagtatatgaacaccgccacctcctcagctcatatgcctcggcaaacatatcttttactgcagaggagaaatctcgtcttgcagcgccgcatacaccgacttgcgtgtaatctgacagcagcgcaatgcttctgtccgaatgcacatcagtgctgcagctggtcgatcggttggtccacctggaaggtaaaaaaaacaaaacaaaaaagaaaaaaccaggccgcaaagcaataactttattaactttagaacagaacatattaacttttttaaacttttttacttaccggtaatttttattttgtttagttttttttacctttatagaacaaacctctccttccccatgggacaatgtgcaaagcgcaaatcgcccaaagatgtggcgaagtacgttatgcactttatcccaggtgaaaggagaggtttgcagcagctgagagtaaaagggccctaatagccctgtgtgcctgtcctgtgagatgcaatccctatgctaggtgtacctgtgtgtggtacttccggaaacactctccatagcatagggcagggtggtccggacagtcaggacagaaatagcgggtgtcacgccttattccactcctgctacagacacgacatctttttcggggtgacggttgggttgaggtaccaggaacgacactggggaaatgtcactcgtgtagacggctaactacactgggggatggggccacggaacctcctgggtaaaggaggttctcgatgatctcttcctggaatttgaggaaagatcgtgttctcccagccttactgtagagaacaaaactattgtacagcgccaattgaattaaatatacagacaccttcttataccagcgtctggttctgcgggaaactaaatacggagacaacatctggtcattgaagtccacccctcccatgagcgcattatagtcgtggacacagaggggcttttcaatgacacgggttgctcgctcaatttggattgtcgtgtctgcgtgaatggaggagagcatgtaaacgtcacgcttgtctctccatttcaccgcgagcagttcttcgttacacaaggcagccctctccccccttgcaagacgggtggttacaagccgttgggggaagcccacgcgactagttcgcgcggtgccacaggcgcaaatccgttctagaaacaaatgcctaaagagggccacacttgtgtaaaaattgtccacataaagatggtaccccttgccgaataagggtgacaccaagtcccagactgtcttcccactgctccccaggtagtcagggcaaccgaccggctccagggtctgatcttttccctcatagacacgaaatttgtgggtatagcctgtggccctttcacagagcttatacaatttgaccccataccgggcacgcttgcttgggatgtactgtttgaagccaaggcgcccggtaaaatgtattagggactcgtctacgcagatgttttgctcgggggtatacaaatctgcaaatttctggttgaaatggtctatgaggggccgaattttgtggagccggtcaaaagctgggtggcctctgggacgggaggtggtgttgtcgctaaaatgcaggaaacggaggatggcctcaaatcgtgccctggacatagcagcagagaacatgggcatgtgatgaatcgggtgcgttgaccaatatgaccgcaattcatgcttttttgtcaggcccatgtgaggagaaggcccaaaaaaattttaatttcggaaacttggactggtttccaccggaaaggctgggcataaaagcttcccgggttggtggatataaattgtgtggcatactggttggtctctgccacgaccaagtccaagagctccgcagtcaagaacagctcaaaaaatcccagggccgaaccgatttgagccgtctcaacccgaactccagactgggcggtgaaagggggaactacaggtgcggctgaagttggtgactgccaatcagggtttggtcacgcgtatatgcgtgactgtgcgcagcgctgccacctccggaacgcgaatctgcgtacagcggtccggaggtggttaaagggagtctgtcactcaGATCAGGTTgtagactctttgaccctcattacaatgttacctttgttttctgtgtccctcgtccagatatttaaaaaaaaaaacactttttaaatgtatgcaaattagcttctgaaggtgcccaggggcggcgttactgggcaatgtgcccagaaaaaccacacacctctttcagccctctggcccgcccttctgTCCTATTATTACCAACTCCTCTGCCTCCAGGCAGCGGACGTCACGAGCGGCAAGAGAAGTCAGGCTGGGAACTGGCCCGCACCTGCACACTGCtttgcccattatgggcagagaaacagcttttcatattgcgcatgcgccggccaactaaAGACAGCtgaccggcgcatgcgcaatatgaaaagctgttcctctgcccataatgggcaaaGCAGTGTGCAGGTTCGGGCCAGTTCCCAGCCTGACTTCTTCTCTTGCCGCTCGTGAGGTTCGCCggctggaggcagaggaggaggtaataataggacagaagggcgggccagagggctgaaagaggtgtgtttttttggacagtaacgccacccctgggcaccttcagaagctcatttgcatacatttaaaAAAGTGTCAATATCTGGACGAGGGACACAGAAAACAAAGGTaacattgtaatgagggtcaaagagtctataacctgatctgagcggtctaaaacgctcagattaggtgaaagactccctttaagatcaGTGCATCtacccatagcaggcagagcagtgcGTATGCGCGGGTCCAGCGGTGACCGGTGCTTGCGCGAGATCTCCAAGCCAGTGGAGAACAAAGTACGAGGAGGGTGGGCAAGAGGACTGCAAGGGGAGCGGTTATCTGGGCACGTagctgaggggcctgggcacttgcaactactaaattaaataattttataaagtaCTTTTTTCAGGATCTCTACATTGGACAGACACAAGAGAAGTACTATTTTAATGAGAGGCAAACCTTCTACAGCGTGATCCGGGCGGCCTTAAACTCCCTTTAACCTGTGAGCTTTTCTCGATAACCACTCTGAAGCATGTCGTCTGCACATGTTATGGGCACAATGTTATAATCAAATAtatctgaaatgcaactggctttGATCCTATGTTACATCATGGTAACACAGGCAATGTGATGTTAGGGAAATCCTGAACAGGATCTGACAAAACCTGATCAAATCCCCAAGCAGCCAGGAAATCCCCACTGTGTACTGCAACTAAAATACTACCACATGTGCACCAACATCTTCACAAGTTCATGAAACCATTCATCTAGGTTAAAGGATGTCATTTTGAAACCTTAAGGCACAAAAATTATTTGCAACAGTGCagctattttcattttcttacctTACAGAACATTTCCTAACAAAGGACCCAAACGAGGGAGAGTTATCAAACCTGtgtaaaaggaagaaaaaaaaaaaagctgcagacCCTACCTGCTCCTGAATGTATGGTGTCCGGACCGAAGGCCAGAAACaagtgctgtacatgtatggcacatgGTCGTAACGGGGTTAAACCCAATCTATATTTATGTAGGGGATTAATCCAGTGTGATTATTCATGATTGAGTTCAAAACACAGTTACATAATCCGTATCGTTGAAAATAATGTTAATGTTATCCCCTATACTGTAcccccaataatagtaatgcccccccaTAGTACCTATACATGTCCCTGCATATAATGTTCTctctagaataatgccccccatatatAACATATCCATATGTAATGCTCTCTATCCTGCCCCCGGTATTTCCCCCACTAGTGTCATAGATCCagcataataataaataaatcatattatACTCACCTGCAACTGTCTGTGATGCAAGCCACAGGTTTCTTCTTTCTTCGGGTGGTTGCTATGACATCACTGCCACCTCATGCGCAAGATCACAGGCGGTGTGATGCATTGTGACCGCGACTACCAGCGCCATTCTACTGACACATAGGCTTCAGACCTAGCGGCCTGAGGCTTATGGGACTGAATGGCAGGGACAACAGCATATTGTGGCCCCCCTGCCTCAGGGCAGAAGCAGGCGTGATGTCACAAAAATACAGCGGTAATTAAGGGACAGCAATATCGCCATATCTTAACAcagcagtatatcacacctaccgATATATTGCCCAACAGTTTGGTCATACAGAAGTGTACCATGTGCCATATTATAGCTCCAAACAAttataggggttttccaggattttgatactgatgccaTATCAGATCAGCAAGGGGCCCCAACACACTGCTCCCCCAAAAATTAGCTGTTAACTTCAATGCTGTCCATTGTGGTATGCAGGGATCAGCCACTTTCGGCACCCCAgcggttgtgaaactacaattcccagcatgccaccATACTCGCCTGtcctgtagtttcagaacagctggaggttgctaaTCCCTAGTGTAGCGGATGGAGTGACAAACCCTGGCTGATCAGTTATTGACCACCTATCCAGAGGAGGGGCTCTAGAAGACTGTTAGGCCTTATAAAGAGAAAAACCCGAATTTGTACTGAAGATTGAAGAATGCATTCAAGAGTTTCAGAAACTTTTTAATGGGTGAAATAAATACTCCAAATACATGCAAAGTAAAAACGGACATAAAAATGACAATCATTTTATTATAGTGTACATTCAGGAAACACGCTCACTGTAACCCACCCCCAACAGTAAGTCAGCACATGGGGAGAAGGGGGAGAGGTGGCTTTAACTCTCTGGGCACTCCACATTCTCCATTCACACTCCATTTGCAGGATAAAAAGGGTGGCTACATCCAGCAGCTAGAAGCCATACAAAATGTCTAAAACTAAGTGAGGTAACCCTTTTATTCCTGCCGATCATACACAGCAACACCTTGGTGGGAAGCATGGAAGACGTCGGCTCAAAAACTGCGCCCAGCGCGGATTTTAAGGCCTCGATAATGCCACTTTTCTGCCAGGACTTGTAGTAAATGGGGCTTAGTGCTGAAGGGGAACTTTAGAAAGTAAGAACCACTCTCTGATACTAGAAATAAGCAGTCATTGACAGGGTCACCGCCTCAGTGGTGGTCATCAGACACTGCAAAGGATGGCGTTCTTCCATTACACAAGACACCGCTTATGTCCACAATACAAGCAAGACGTGAGGGTCTGCATTCTGTATTTACAGCGGGTCCAAAACTGGACTGTAAATCTAACAGAGCACCAAGTGCAACTTTGTAGCAAGTAGTGGGCACCATGCTGCAGCCTTAacgcttccttaaaggggttgccccactaTAAGAAGTTCTATTGCTGGGACTCCCCCCAAATACAAGAATGACGTGCCGGAGTAAGCGGTGGTCACAcgtgctcttaaaggggttgttcacccctggGGGCCTTTTCTGCAGGTGGTGGCCAGACCCACAGagagaatcatacttacctgatccctgctgCTGGGTTACAGCAACCTCACTCCCCCTTGGGTGCTGCAGCTGTTGGGTCTCCGTGTCGACATCTGGTTTAGCGGGTGTTATGTGGACACTGCAGCTAACGACTGGTCACAGTGGTGACACGTCACCCATGCGTTAGGTGTCCAATTAACATGACGCATGGGTGACCCCTgccaaaccagatgttgacacaGGGAGACCTAAGACCTGCAGTGCCGAAAGGgcaaggattaaaggggttgtctcatctcagacaatgggggcatatggctaggatatgcccccattgtcttataggtgcaggtctatatcgggaacggagccccgcaaggtggtgcctGGAGGAcaccggtctggccaccaccaagcgctctccccatagaagtgaatgggagcgcactacGCATGACCGgctaccgctcccattcacttcgatgggcctgacggaaatagccaaaaatgaatggagggtggctgcgcaagtgcagtgtgctctccaccactttcagggctctgCTCTCAATATAGGATCCTAGCGGCAATGAGAcagctgtgatgagacaacccctttaagaaaaaagtATTATTACCACCGCAGGTCTGGCCACGCTGGGGGCTCTGCAGACAAGGTCCCCAGGGgtgagcaacccctttaaatgggccgAGGAGCTCCCAAACAAACGTTTGCTCCCGACTGTTGTCTGGTGCATACAACGCAACTAGGAGTCGAGGGGTTTTAATGAACTGTAAAAACAACAGCTCATTCTAACCCCTCCTGATAATTGCCATGTTGAAATGAAAGTAAAGCAGACGAGCTGCCTGTCGCAAGCACGCTCAACGATATCGGAAGTCGATCTGCGCTTGTTACAGGCCTTGTATCTGCTGTATAACGGGACATTCAGGACCTCGAGCTGCAGTACAGCACAGGATTCATGTGAACGCTGCACCACCTTGTCCACGGGAGAGGTTCTTagctcttacatgggactgtatcctCAGTATTTATTTGCGGTGGCAGAATGTGGCCTTACTAAGATAGAGCCTACAGCATGTCCGTTATATGGTATTACACACCACTGTCAGGAGTCATTTTCCATAACATGCCTCATCACACCAGTCAAACCAATGACAGCTCTCAGAACGAAGATCTATGAACTATGGGAAGCAGCACTTCCTTACATTCATCTAGAATATAACTAGTTGTCCCCCACCCGCAGCCTAAAAGATAGAGGCTTCGGGAGTGACGGTCGATACAATGTAGATCAATAGTCTGCAATATCTATGACTCCTAACAGCCTAGGGCCATCAGTAGATGCAGGACATGGACATGTTGTAGACCACGGCttgatgttaaaaataaaaaagttagtgcTCTGTTATAAAGctgtaaagggaatctgtcaccggtcCTATACTGCCCCGAGTGCTGTGTAAACTGCTACCAGGGACCCCGATTACAAAGTCCGCTCCATGAAGTGCACCCGTTCAGGAGTCCTGGTATTCACAAGCTCCCAGCTGCCCCGTCCACCCCCAACACTAATTGGCAGATTATTCCCATACAACATAAAAGGGATTAAAGTCAATGATCCACCAGATTGCGGAGGGAGCTCAGGAGTATCAGAACTCCAGTGTACAGGTCACGCTGGAGCTCATCCCCAGGATTttaaagggtaggttcacacctgCATTTAACCGATCTGGCATAGAAGGGCCTGCCGGGGGTTCACCAGATCCGGCATAGCcggatactgccattcactgcTGGACCCCCTTGAATACAATGGGATCCGGAGGTTTCTGGCATAAGTGCATGCAACGGTTTTTGTCAGGTCGAAAGCCGGCCCCGCAGGATCACATTATGGATCCGTtacggctaacctctggcactcccgctgtggtaaaactacaactcccaaggtgcttggctgttctcagaacatgctgaatggagcatgctgggagtggtagtttcaccacagccgtCACTGTGGTGTCTGGCAGGGAACAGCAGTATCCGGCTAGGCCTctgttctctgccggatcagGTAAAGAcaggtgtgaacctaccctaagaaAATGACTGGTCAAGGAAAGTTACAAAATAAGGTGACCCTGTGTTGCAATCGGGGTCCGCGTCTCCAGGTTAGACCCCTTTCGGACGAGACCCTCAGCGCAGCTCCCGGTCTGAtcgcccagcactgccgggggtcgcatagcattataaggATTTATGATGCCATttataacccttagaggtctggaatgtattggataacactgacaacattatatcagtgttatccaatacattccagaactgtaaagggttAAATAGCATcacaaatcaatataatgctacgcGGACCCCTGCAGTGCTGGAAGATCAGTCCGGGAGTCCGCAGCGCGACAACCGCTCGTCTGAAAGGCGCCTTATACTGCCCTCAAAAAGGGAAACATAAGACtggcgacagattccctttaaattaaacttttatagaaaaaaaaataaaaaaataaaaatgtcatatttaaaacaaaaaataaaataccccAAGGCTTCACATGGTTGCAGGCACTAAAAGGTTATTACTTTCATGAAGACTGCTGCTTACCCAAGGACAGAAATCAGTACTGCAGAAAATTTATATTACCCATATGATTTCGTAGGGACCAGATTAACCATTTCCTTACAGGTTAGGAAGTCCAAATGAACAGAATATGCAGCACTGTAACCAAGAGATTTTAATAAAGAAAAATGCTAACATTTGTTCGcttgtcccaaaatctagacggtcacagatcccccaccctccTGTCATCCGACTGCCGGATCAGTAAGGCTCAGTTTACACATTGCTCATTATTTAGGGACTGACATGGACCATCGACTAACGTGAAGTGAACCTCGCTCCTACAATGGCGGCCCATAGACTTTTGTCGGCTGATCCAGTCTATTTTCTTCTGATCATATAAAGTCAATGGGACCACCAGCCCCCAACTCGATAAGTGACCTTGTCAGACAGTGGTCCCCGAGAGATCTCTTGGACCGGACCACCACAGGTCTTGCTATACACTGCCACAGAGCTCACCCTTTGATAAGCCGCATGAACTGATCGCTATGTAACCACTAGGGCCACGGATGAGCTGGGCACACGATGCATACAGTTCTGTATTCGTGTATGCCCCCTCGCCAGTAAAGTGACACTGGGGTCTGGGATGTATAGCAGGTTAGGTACCGAGTGCCATCACGTCACTGGGGGCAGCAATGTGCAAACCGGCCTTCTACATATGAAAGCCTTGCTATAGAACAGGTGGCACAGCACCCTCATAGCAGCGCTGGCACCAATAACTTCACTTCTCCTCCACCCACAGCTTTAAATATCATCACTAAATATGTCAAGGCGAAATCATTTTCAATATCTAGCACCTGGAGCGTGCGACAGCCCAAGTATGATCCTTTCATACATGGAGGCCTCTGTCGAGATGGGAGAAAGGGTCGTTTCCTCGGACTACTCTTTGGTAAAAGTGAGGGAAGGGCACATTTAGGGCGATTTCACAGAATTGGAGTGTACTGGCGGAAGAGTTCTAGGAGACGAGCGCTCTCGCAGGGCCTGAGATAACAGGTTGCAGCCATCAGACACCGCACAAGCCGAGCTCCTCAAGCGCTCCTTGTAGTCCGTCATCTTGCTGCTGCTGTCCGAGTGCTGGGCTATATCCCTGAGGCATTGGGTCAGGAGAACGCAGGCAGACACCACACTCATGGCACCCCCCAAGATGGCCGTCTGCACCGCTTTGCCCTCTGCGTTCAGAATGGCAGCTTTGCCCAGGAATTGAGGCTCGGTGGCAAAGCCCACCAAGGCATGGACCGCCTGCACCAAGGGACCACTGAAGAGGGCACAGCGGTTTCTGGAGAGGTCACTCGGGGAAGTCTTTACCTCCTTGATGCAGGCCAGGAGAGCGGTGGCACTGGTGCTCATACACTTCACCCCAAGCTTAAACTGTTCCTTAGCAAATTTATCCCTGGACTTCTCGCTGGCGGCCACGCTGGCATCCGTGAGGGTTTTGAGGTTagtggacaggttctgggagactTCCAGCAGGAGCTGGGGTGTCAGGTCCTGTAGGGGGACCGTCCTGAGGATAGCACAGTTCTGCTCCACCTCATGGCGGCACCGAGTCACCTTGTAGCGATCCACCAAGCCAGGCAGCGCAGACTGGGCACCGGGCACCTCCACCGCTGCCAGGTATGCGGCATGGGCAGACAGCTCAATGAGAGagaccaccaggtccaccatctcctgCAGGCTCTCCCCCACCTCGGTGAAGCGGCCCATGTTGAGCTGGCTCTGGACGTCATGGGTGAGGATGGACAGTCCTTTGGTCCGGGCAATGACCGTGTCCCGGCACTTCTCGAAGGCCTCCCCCAGCTGGGCACAGCTCTCAGTCCGGACAGGCCGGGGCTCGCTGGACAGCAGGAGCAGGTCAGCCACCAGCTGCATCCTGGCCTTGCACTGGTCACAGATCGTCAGTAGCTTCTTGCGGGGCTGGGAGCCCCCTGGGGCCGCTCCAGAGGGCACAGAAGACCGGGCGGAACCGGAGCCGCCGCTAGCCATCCCGCCGGGAGCAGCGTCTCATACCTCGGCCAGTGGCAGCTGTACCCCGCGATCTCTTCCGCCTCATCATCCCATGGGTGGGTGGCGGGCACAGCCCGGGAGCGGCGGGGATGATCAGACCAGGTGACGGCTCTGTGCCTCCCGCATCTCGGGATCAGCAGGGTCCTCGGTGCCCGGAGAAGCAGTATACACGAGACCCGCCCAAaaactgctctgtctctcccggcCCGGATAA is a genomic window of Bufo bufo chromosome 1, aBufBuf1.1, whole genome shotgun sequence containing:
- the TLNRD1 gene encoding talin rod domain-containing protein 1 — translated: MASGGSGSARSSVPSGAAPGGSQPRKKLLTICDQCKARMQLVADLLLLSSEPRPVRTESCAQLGEAFEKCRDTVIARTKGLSILTHDVQSQLNMGRFTEVGESLQEMVDLVVSLIELSAHAAYLAAVEVPGAQSALPGLVDRYKVTRCRHEVEQNCAILRTVPLQDLTPQLLLEVSQNLSTNLKTLTDASVAASEKSRDKFAKEQFKLGVKCMSTSATALLACIKEVKTSPSDLSRNRCALFSGPLVQAVHALVGFATEPQFLGKAAILNAEGKAVQTAILGGAMSVVSACVLLTQCLRDIAQHSDSSSKMTDYKERLRSSACAVSDGCNLLSQALRERSSPRTLPPVHSNSVKSP